One window of Buchnera aphidicola (Periphyllus acericola) genomic DNA carries:
- a CDS encoding flagellar hook-basal body complex protein FliE yields the protein MLINKLNYLSHIQKIHKKINFQKKKNILDKTFSIHLKNSLKKLQNKKINNESKLNLENSKNFFNKLLINLSNSKSSLEITIQIRNQIISTYHEIMNIQI from the coding sequence ATGCTTATTAACAAACTTAATTACTTGTCTCATATACAAAAAATTCATAAAAAAATAAATTTTCAAAAAAAAAAAAATATTCTTGATAAAACATTTTCAATACATTTAAAAAATTCATTAAAAAAACTTCAAAACAAGAAAATAAATAACGAATCTAAATTAAATTTAGAAAATTCAAAAAATTTTTTTAATAAACTTTTAATTAATCTTTCAAATTCAAAAAGTTCATTAGAAATCACTATTCAAATAAGAAATCAAATAATTTCAACCTATCATGAAATAATGAATATACAAATATAA
- the fliQ gene encoding flagellar biosynthesis protein FliQ, which yields MISEFLENIFFDASKVLFFLATPILFSVLLSGLIISIFQAVTQINEQTLSFIPKIISIFLVLFVLGPWMLELIVEYIHTLFLKIPMVVYLG from the coding sequence ATGATTTCAGAATTTTTAGAAAATATTTTTTTTGATGCAAGTAAAGTGTTATTTTTTTTAGCTACTCCAATACTTTTTTCTGTGTTATTGAGTGGTTTAATAATTAGTATATTTCAAGCAGTTACTCAAATTAATGAACAAACTTTATCTTTTATTCCAAAAATAATTTCTATTTTTTTAGTTTTATTTGTTTTAGGTCCTTGGATGTTAGAACTGATAGTTGAATATATTCATACTTTGTTTCTTAAAATACCAATGGTTGTATATTTAGGTTAA
- the gltX gene encoding glutamate--tRNA ligase: MFIKTRFAPSPTGELHFGNIRTALYSWLYAKKNNGSFILRIEDTDLIRSKDIYSKKIINTLKWLNLDWDEGPYFQSEKIKHYQEIITFMLKNKLAYKCYCGYKKLNFIKKNQILNKEKPRYNGFCRNLKDNFKSLNKYVIRFKNPLFGKVSFCDSIRGKITFKNSELDDLIIQRENGMPTYNFCVVIDDMESKITHVIRGEDHINNTPRQINILNSLGAKLPSYSHLSLILNNKHKILSKRDNSSKVLEYKNLGYFPEAILNYIVRLGWSHKNQEIFSINEMIELFNLKSINKSSSIFDEMKLLWVNKHYMSSSSIKKIKKILISFFKKNKLNFENGPKLNIIIKAFSKRCSTVLELFNSISIFYKNNVYEYNDEYIRLHLNKNSVEIIEKIYQIFLDLSVWNEFKILNSIKNFSVLNNILLKNLIIPIRIALIGNIHSIGIDKILFFFGKKKTLLFLKKFLKHIKKVFV, encoded by the coding sequence ATGTTTATAAAAACTCGTTTTGCTCCTAGTCCTACTGGAGAATTGCATTTTGGAAATATTAGAACAGCTTTGTATTCTTGGTTGTATGCAAAAAAAAATAATGGATCTTTTATTTTAAGAATTGAAGATACTGATTTAATTAGATCTAAAGATATTTATTCAAAAAAAATTATTAATACATTAAAATGGTTAAATTTAGATTGGGATGAAGGTCCTTATTTTCAAAGTGAAAAAATTAAACATTATCAAGAAATTATTACATTTATGTTAAAAAATAAATTAGCATATAAATGTTATTGTGGATATAAAAAATTAAATTTTATTAAAAAAAATCAAATTTTAAATAAAGAAAAACCAAGATATAATGGATTTTGCAGGAATTTAAAAGATAATTTTAAAAGTTTAAATAAATATGTAATTAGATTTAAAAATCCTTTATTTGGAAAAGTATCTTTTTGTGATTCTATTAGAGGAAAAATTACGTTTAAGAATTCTGAATTAGATGATTTAATAATTCAACGAGAAAATGGAATGCCGACATATAATTTTTGTGTTGTAATTGATGATATGGAATCTAAAATTACGCATGTTATAAGAGGTGAAGATCACATTAATAATACTCCGCGTCAAATTAATATTTTGAATTCTTTAGGTGCGAAATTACCATCTTATTCTCATTTGTCTTTAATTTTAAATAATAAACATAAAATTTTATCAAAAAGAGATAATTCATCTAAAGTTTTAGAATATAAAAATTTAGGATATTTTCCAGAAGCTATTTTAAATTATATAGTAAGATTAGGATGGTCTCATAAAAATCAAGAGATTTTTAGTATTAATGAAATGATTGAATTATTTAATTTAAAGTCAATTAATAAGTCTTCTAGTATTTTTGATGAAATGAAACTTCTTTGGGTAAATAAACATTATATGTCTTCTAGTAGTATAAAAAAAATAAAAAAAATTTTAATATCTTTTTTTAAAAAAAATAAATTAAATTTTGAAAATGGACCAAAATTAAATATAATTATTAAAGCTTTCTCTAAACGTTGTTCTACTGTTCTTGAGTTATTTAATTCAATTTCAATTTTTTATAAAAATAATGTATATGAGTACAATGATGAATATATAAGATTACATTTAAATAAAAATAGTGTAGAAATTATTGAAAAAATATATCAAATATTTTTAGATTTATCAGTTTGGAATGAATTTAAAATTCTTAATTCTATAAAAAATTTTTCTGTATTAAATAATATTTTATTAAAAAATTTAATAATTCCTATTCGTATTGCTTTAATCGGAAATATTCATTCTATAGGAATTGATAAGATATTATTTTTTTTTGGTAAGAAAAAAACTTTATTATTTTTAAAAAAATTTTTAAAACATATTAAAAAAGTTTTTGTTTAA
- a CDS encoding flagellar biosynthetic protein FliO: MNTLFTRINSINLLKFINIDIIIYIIIFLLIFFIINRYLILKRQNNSSCIKILSTTFIDSNIKIVVVHVKNLKFILGITSNKIFKLHTFSKKKKKKK; the protein is encoded by the coding sequence ATGAATACTCTATTTACACGAATAAATTCTATTAATTTATTAAAATTTATTAATATTGATATCATAATTTATATTATTATTTTTTTGTTAATTTTTTTTATAATTAATAGATATTTGATTTTAAAAAGACAAAATAATTCTTCTTGTATAAAAATTTTATCTACTACTTTTATTGATTCTAATATAAAAATAGTTGTTGTACATGTTAAAAATTTAAAATTTATTTTAGGAATTACTTCAAATAAAATATTTAAATTACATACTTTTTCTAAAAAAAAAAAAAAAAAAAAATAA
- the fliP gene encoding flagellar type III secretion system pore protein FliP (The bacterial flagellar biogenesis protein FliP forms a type III secretion system (T3SS)-type pore required for flagellar assembly.), producing MIYNFLLIFIFLFFSRNSYANDTDLLNNFLLNTNNSIQWSVSMQALLLITFIAFIPAIILMMTCFTRIIIVFSFLRSAIGTPYIPSNQILIGLSLFLTFFIMQPTLNKVYENSYIPFHKNKINLETAIQKSLDPFREFMLNQTRKQDLLLFTKLDHYPSKNKVVSMKVLIPSFITSELTTAFKIGFIIFIPFLIIDLLISSILMSLGMMMVPPSIISLPLKLIIFVLSDGWKLLISSLTHSFY from the coding sequence ATGATATATAATTTTTTGTTAATATTTATATTTTTATTTTTTTCACGTAATTCTTATGCAAATGATACTGATTTATTAAATAATTTTCTTTTAAATACTAATAATTCAATTCAATGGTCTGTTTCTATGCAAGCATTATTATTAATAACATTTATAGCTTTTATTCCAGCTATCATATTAATGATGACTTGTTTTACTCGAATTATAATTGTTTTTAGTTTTTTAAGAAGTGCTATTGGAACTCCTTATATTCCTTCTAATCAAATTTTAATTGGATTATCTTTATTTTTAACTTTTTTTATTATGCAACCTACTTTAAATAAAGTATATGAAAATTCTTATATACCTTTTCATAAAAATAAGATTAATTTAGAGACTGCTATTCAAAAAAGTTTAGATCCTTTTCGAGAATTTATGTTAAATCAAACAAGAAAACAAGATTTATTACTTTTTACAAAATTAGATCATTATCCATCAAAAAATAAAGTTGTTTCTATGAAAGTTTTAATTCCTTCTTTTATTACGAGTGAATTAACTACTGCTTTTAAAATAGGATTTATAATTTTTATTCCTTTTTTAATTATTGATTTATTAATTTCAAGTATATTAATGTCATTAGGAATGATGATGGTTCCTCCTTCTATTATTTCATTACCTTTAAAATTAATAATTTTTGTTTTATCTGATGGATGGAAGTTATTAATTAGTTCTTTAACTCATAGTTTTTATTGA
- the ligA gene encoding NAD-dependent DNA ligase LigA: protein MNIIKKKIKKLQNIIIYHNYLYFFLEKPIITDFRYDYLFNKLKILENKYFKNRDFNSPTQLIGSSFFNKPLLKNHLTPVLSLNNVFDKNSFTKFYNKIINYRQEESYINFFCELKFDGIALNLIYENGILKKALTRGDGELGEDVTKNVFFIKSIPLVLNSKNIPQIMEIRGEVLMLKKDFLSLNKKKSKTCNKFSNARNLVSGTLRHTNLNEFRTRKLFFVCHGFELFDYFKNIDSYYKILMEIKNFGFYINKNFVLCSSLNEIIDFYNKIKNFRSKLEFDIDGIVIKIDSLNLRKKIGNLSNFPKWAIAYKFPSEEKKTKLLNVSFQVGRTGIITPVAHFNSIKISGAIIRRASLYNNNELKKLNLYIGDTIFVSRMGDVIPKIIKKKISSENIFSKKVKFPKKCPSCLTYLKISNDKKNYYCKNYLFCLEQIKKRLIHFFSKSSFQIKDLGPQIINQLVEKKNFYNPIDYFNLNKDILNDLKNVGNITLKNILSSLKKFKKISLDKFIFSCGIKGVGKINSINLSNYFKSLHNLINSKEQDFLKVFGIGKEISKNLFLFFSKEQNKKIIDNLLNKFKINIYKKKIKKINNFFYNKNILITGELKNFSRLEITKKLENFGGQIKNNCSKKINLVVKGKKPGKKLIQSIKLNIEIIDEEELLEKLYEIKN from the coding sequence ATGAATATTATTAAAAAAAAAATAAAAAAGTTACAAAATATTATAATTTATCATAATTATTTATATTTTTTTTTAGAAAAACCTATTATTACAGATTTTAGATATGACTATTTATTTAATAAATTAAAAATTTTAGAAAATAAATATTTTAAGAATAGAGATTTTAATTCTCCTACTCAATTAATAGGTTCTAGTTTTTTTAATAAACCTTTATTAAAAAATCATTTAACTCCTGTTCTTTCATTAAATAATGTTTTTGATAAAAATTCTTTTACAAAATTTTATAATAAAATAATAAATTATAGACAAGAAGAATCTTATATAAATTTTTTTTGTGAATTAAAATTTGATGGAATTGCTTTAAATTTAATATATGAGAATGGTATTTTAAAAAAAGCTTTAACTCGTGGGGATGGAGAATTAGGAGAAGATGTTACTAAAAATGTTTTTTTTATTAAATCTATTCCTTTAGTTTTGAATAGTAAAAATATTCCTCAAATTATGGAAATAAGAGGAGAAGTTTTAATGTTAAAAAAAGATTTTTTATCTTTAAATAAAAAAAAATCTAAAACTTGTAATAAATTTTCTAATGCAAGAAATTTAGTATCTGGAACTTTACGTCATACTAATTTAAACGAATTTAGAACTAGAAAGTTATTTTTTGTTTGTCATGGTTTTGAATTATTTGATTATTTTAAAAATATAGATAGTTATTATAAAATATTAATGGAAATAAAAAATTTTGGTTTTTATATTAATAAAAATTTTGTTTTATGTTCTTCATTAAATGAAATTATTGATTTTTATAATAAAATAAAAAATTTTAGATCTAAATTAGAATTTGACATTGATGGGATTGTAATTAAAATAGATTCTTTAAATTTGAGAAAAAAAATTGGTAATTTATCAAATTTTCCAAAATGGGCTATTGCATATAAATTTCCAAGTGAAGAAAAAAAAACTAAATTATTAAATGTTTCTTTTCAAGTTGGACGTACTGGAATTATTACTCCTGTTGCTCATTTTAATTCTATAAAAATATCTGGAGCAATAATTAGAAGAGCTTCTTTATATAATAATAATGAGTTAAAAAAATTAAATTTATATATTGGAGATACAATATTTGTATCTCGTATGGGAGATGTAATTCCTAAAATTATTAAAAAAAAAATTTCTTCTGAAAATATTTTTTCAAAAAAAGTAAAATTTCCAAAAAAATGTCCTTCTTGTTTAACTTATTTAAAAATTTCAAATGATAAAAAAAATTATTATTGTAAGAATTATTTATTTTGTTTAGAACAGATAAAAAAGCGTTTAATTCATTTTTTTTCTAAATCATCTTTTCAGATTAAAGATTTAGGTCCTCAAATTATTAATCAGCTTGTTGAAAAAAAAAATTTTTATAATCCAATAGATTATTTTAATTTAAATAAAGATATTTTAAATGATTTAAAAAATGTTGGAAATATTACTTTAAAAAACATTTTATCTTCTTTAAAAAAATTTAAAAAAATTAGTTTAGATAAATTTATTTTTTCATGTGGAATTAAAGGAGTTGGAAAAATTAATTCGATAAATTTATCAAATTATTTTAAATCTTTACATAATTTAATAAATTCTAAAGAGCAAGATTTTTTAAAGGTTTTTGGAATTGGAAAAGAAATATCAAAAAATTTATTTTTATTTTTTTCTAAGGAACAAAATAAAAAAATAATAGATAACTTATTAAACAAATTTAAAATAAATATTTATAAAAAAAAAATAAAAAAAATAAATAATTTTTTTTATAATAAAAACATTTTAATTACTGGTGAATTAAAAAATTTTTCTAGATTAGAAATTACAAAAAAATTAGAAAATTTTGGAGGTCAAATTAAAAATAATTGTTCAAAAAAAATTAATTTAGTTGTGAAAGGTAAGAAACCTGGAAAAAAATTAATACAATCAATAAAATTAAATATAGAAATTATAGATGAAGAAGAATTGTTAGAAAAATTGTATGAAATAAAAAATTAA
- the fliF gene encoding flagellar basal-body MS-ring/collar protein FliF: protein MGLKKKNNKNIFNYIFFYFRRNKKLLLIFFLCFLITFISFFIWFYYPNYNFFYKNLFFNDNNVNVKKFVNMNDINNNSKILKSSFISKEKKVNDNEENVIGLNSKNLLPGFELLDEEKFGISSFNEQINYQRALEGELSRTIERLIFVKNARVHLSIPKISYILNEKNFSSASVFLNINKRSNFNNKIYSSIINLLSTSIYNLPKKNITIVNQFGDLLRGSDKSLKNKNNFNSINYINSIEKRYKNKIENVLFPIFGKENVVVEVTAKINLNKKYKSKDYDQKEIKKELVNFNSDSFNKYVNLNKNFYSDKKNNFYFMDDYNFIKNTGYELHNYNFLSNLSNNVDKDFIPSKNIIKPLINKENLNKENYKNFKKIINFNKLPIISITIVLNYKKKSNGDYIPLNNNEILNLKKLVRKVVNFSIFRGDSIDIFNYKFTNLEPPIVKYTPIQKKESINRIIGLVPWFLLFFFLSFFITSFYSFKKITKKFQDNNLNFLINFKKCYEDNQDKNVLLDKNLKNKNNLIDKKNKIKEE, encoded by the coding sequence ATGGGTTTAAAAAAAAAAAACAATAAAAATATATTTAATTATATTTTTTTTTATTTTAGAAGAAATAAAAAGTTATTACTTATATTTTTTCTTTGTTTTTTAATTACTTTTATTTCTTTTTTTATTTGGTTTTATTATCCTAATTATAATTTTTTTTATAAAAATTTATTTTTTAATGATAATAATGTTAATGTTAAAAAATTTGTGAATATGAATGATATAAATAATAATTCTAAAATTTTAAAATCATCATTTATTTCTAAAGAAAAAAAAGTTAATGATAACGAAGAAAATGTTATAGGTTTAAATTCAAAGAATTTACTTCCTGGATTTGAGTTATTAGATGAAGAAAAATTTGGAATTAGTTCATTTAATGAACAAATAAATTATCAGAGAGCTTTAGAAGGAGAATTATCTCGAACTATAGAGAGATTAATTTTTGTAAAAAATGCTCGTGTTCATTTATCTATTCCAAAAATTTCATATATTTTAAATGAAAAAAATTTTTCTTCTGCTTCTGTTTTTTTAAATATTAATAAAAGAAGTAATTTTAATAATAAAATTTATAGTTCTATAATTAATCTTTTATCTACTAGTATTTATAATTTACCTAAAAAAAATATTACTATTGTAAATCAATTTGGAGACTTATTGCGAGGATCTGATAAATCTTTAAAAAATAAAAATAATTTTAATTCTATTAATTATATTAATTCTATTGAAAAGAGATATAAAAATAAAATAGAAAATGTTCTTTTTCCTATATTTGGAAAAGAAAATGTTGTAGTTGAAGTAACAGCTAAAATTAATTTAAATAAAAAATATAAATCAAAAGATTATGATCAAAAAGAAATAAAAAAAGAACTTGTAAATTTTAATTCTGATTCTTTTAATAAATACGTTAATTTAAATAAAAATTTTTATAGTGATAAAAAAAATAATTTTTATTTTATGGACGATTATAATTTTATAAAAAATACAGGATATGAATTACATAATTATAATTTTTTATCTAATTTATCAAATAATGTTGATAAAGATTTTATTCCTTCAAAAAATATTATTAAACCATTAATTAATAAAGAAAATCTCAATAAAGAAAATTATAAAAATTTTAAAAAAATAATAAATTTTAATAAGCTTCCAATTATATCTATTACAATAGTTTTAAATTATAAAAAAAAATCTAATGGAGATTATATTCCATTAAATAATAATGAAATTTTAAATTTAAAAAAATTAGTAAGAAAAGTTGTAAATTTTTCAATATTTAGAGGAGATTCAATTGATATATTTAATTATAAATTTACAAATTTAGAACCTCCTATTGTAAAATATACTCCTATTCAAAAAAAAGAATCTATAAATAGAATTATAGGTTTAGTTCCTTGGTTTTTATTATTTTTCTTTTTATCTTTTTTTATAACTTCTTTTTATTCATTTAAAAAAATAACTAAAAAATTTCAAGATAATAATTTAAATTTTTTAATTAATTTTAAAAAATGTTATGAAGATAATCAAGATAAAAATGTTTTATTAGATAAAAATTTAAAAAATAAAAATAATTTAATTGATAAAAAAAATAAAATTAAAGAAGAGTAA
- the rpmB gene encoding 50S ribosomal protein L28, with amino-acid sequence MSRKCQITKKKVKFGNKRSHALNTTKRKFNINLKKHKFWIKKQKKFIKLKLSTKAMRIINKKGIENVLKNIKI; translated from the coding sequence ATGTCCAGAAAATGTCAAATTACAAAAAAAAAAGTAAAATTTGGAAATAAACGCTCACATGCTTTAAATACAACTAAAAGAAAGTTTAACATAAATTTAAAAAAACATAAATTTTGGATAAAAAAACAAAAAAAATTTATAAAATTAAAATTATCTACTAAAGCAATGAGAATTATTAATAAAAAAGGCATAGAAAACGTATTAAAAAATATAAAAATATAA
- the rpmG gene encoding 50S ribosomal protein L33 has product MAKKSREKIKLISSFKTGHYYTTTKNKRNTTTKLEIKKYDPIARKRTIYKESKIK; this is encoded by the coding sequence ATGGCAAAAAAATCTAGAGAAAAAATAAAGTTAATTTCATCATTTAAAACAGGTCATTATTATACAACTACAAAAAATAAAAGAAATACAACAACTAAATTAGAAATAAAAAAATATGACCCTATAGCAAGAAAAAGAACAATATATAAAGAATCTAAAATAAAATAA
- a CDS encoding flagellar biosynthetic protein FliR, translated as MTNLINYNFTNCFIVFKNIFYLSIRIFFLFYTAPVFNSIYFNIKMKILLSIIISLVIFQSFPILNFSIFSLTGEYILFKQILIGILLGFSINLIFFITNISGEIFSFQTSLSILNFFDESVMLRSSVMSHLLNILLILLFLSLDGHLWVLSTIIQSFYFFPMNFNFLNIKIFFSIIKFFNLIFISGIHLILPIIIILFCMNIYLCFLNKFTPQLSIFSIGFSIINFIGLLSFFVFLFPIFFFLNNYLNKIYLSILNIYFK; from the coding sequence ATGACAAATTTGATAAATTATAATTTTACTAATTGTTTTATTGTTTTTAAGAATATTTTTTATTTATCGATTCGGATTTTTTTTTTATTTTATACTGCTCCTGTTTTTAATAGTATTTATTTTAATATAAAAATGAAAATTTTATTGTCTATTATAATTAGTTTAGTAATATTTCAATCTTTTCCTATATTAAATTTTTCTATTTTTTCTTTAACAGGAGAATATATTTTATTTAAACAAATTTTAATTGGAATTTTACTTGGATTTTCTATAAATTTAATTTTTTTTATTACAAATATATCTGGAGAAATTTTTAGTTTTCAAACTAGTTTATCGATTTTAAATTTTTTTGATGAAAGTGTTATGTTAAGATCATCTGTTATGTCTCATTTATTAAACATTTTATTAATTCTTTTATTTTTGTCTTTAGATGGTCATTTATGGGTTTTATCTACTATTATTCAAAGTTTTTATTTTTTTCCAATGAATTTTAATTTTTTAAATATTAAAATATTTTTTTCTATAATTAAATTTTTTAATTTAATTTTTATTAGTGGAATTCATTTAATTTTACCAATTATTATAATTTTATTTTGTATGAATATATATTTATGTTTTTTAAATAAATTTACTCCTCAATTATCTATTTTTTCTATTGGTTTTTCTATAATAAATTTTATAGGATTATTATCTTTTTTTGTTTTTTTATTTCCGATTTTCTTTTTTTTAAATAATTATTTAAATAAAATATATTTAAGTATATTAAATATTTATTTTAAATAA